A window of Thermoproteus sp. genomic DNA:
GGGCCGCAGAAGCGGTACTGGACGTACACGCCGCCCGGTACTTCCTTGAGAGGTACGCGAAGGAGGGCAGACAGGAGGATTTGGCGCTGGCGATTGCACTCGCCTACCGCGCCGCCAAGGCCTACCAGAAGTATCAACACTCCGACCTCGGCCAGCTGGCGGAGCTGGTGGCAGAGATAAGGCAGAGGCTGGGCCTGGCCGGCAGAGACGTCACGACGGAGGCTCTGGCCGCGTCAATTCAACAACTAGGAGGAGATAAGGCCCTCAAAGAGGCCCTAAAACCGAAGAGCGTCGAGGAGGCCGTCAAGTGGCTTAAGGCGGCCTGGGCCGCAGTGGACTACAGAACGTTGGAGTCGAGGTTAGGCCTCACTCGCACCTACACAATACCGGAGCCCGAGATGGCCCTTGAGTATACGGCCAAGGCCCTTACTCCTTCTAGAGCGGCCGCCCTGGCTGAAGGCAAGGTGGCTGAGGAGGCCTTCTCGGTCATGAGGGCCTACTCCCTACTGAGGGAGTTCGAGAGGTTCGTGAGGGGGAGGCAGAAGGAGGTGGCGGCAAAAGCCGATCTGCGTGTGGCTAGGGCTTTGGAGAGGCCTCTGCCTTTGTTGCAGACCAGCGCTGTGGATAAAGCCGCCAAGGAGGCCGCAGCAAGGCTCGTGAGGGAGGCCGAGGCTCTGGCCCAGAGGTACGGCCTTCGCCACGTCGAGACGAAAGCCGTGTTGGAACAAATCAAAGAGCTTGTCAGAGTCTCGCCTGGGGCCTTCGGCGAGCTGGTAAGCGCCGCCTCTACGGCGAGAGGGCCCTTCAAGGAGTGGGCTAGGCAGTTGGTGGCTGAGGTGAGGCGCAACTGGGACTCCTATAGGGAGGGCTGGGAGGCGCCCGTACTGCAGAGGCTGGAGCTGTTGAGGAGAGTGCCGGCCGCCTCCGGGGCCGAGTCGCCTATTCCGAGAGAGCTTATCGCGCTGGCCCTCTGGGCCGAGCTGAACCCGAAGCTGGCTGAGTTGAAGCGGGCGGTCGGGGAGGTTTCTCCGGCCGCAGTAGAGGAGGCCTCGCTCATGGCGGAGGCCATTAGGGCGATTCAGAGGGATTTGGAGAGGCTGAAGGCCGTAGACTTGGAGAGGCCGATACGCCTCTCGTTCGAGGCGCTGGAGCGGAAGACGGCTGGAGGCGTCGAGAGGCTTGTCGTCGACGAGGCGGCCGAGTTGAGCAAGGCCTCTCGCTACCTACAACACTCAGACTTGCGCGTTAGGGAGGAGGCTGAGCTCCTGCTTAAATTCGCCCGTGGCGAAATTACGCGCACTCAACTAAGGGAGGAGCTGGCGGGGCGTGGAGGCCCCGTGACTGAGGAGGGCCGTGAGGCCGTCTCCGTGGAGAGGAGGCTGAGGGACATACGTGCGGAGCTCGTGTCGCGTCTGGCCGTCAAGATGGCGGTCTTGAAGGACGTCGAGAGTCTGAGGAGGGACGCGCTTGGCGTGGCCTATTGGGCCGCAGTCAAGACGGGCCTAGGCGACGAGAAGGCCGAGAGGGAGCTCCGCACGTTGGCGGCCATAAGCCCCAAGGCCGTAGAATACGCCGAGTCGCTAAAGCTGTTGCGAGTGCTGACCGAAGGCCTCGACCGCGTAGTGTACGAGCCCGAGCTGGCCAAAAGGCATCCAGAGCTCCGCGATGTACTGCTTGAACGCGACCGCGCGCTCAAGAAGGCCGAGGAGCTTGAGAGGTCGGGAGATGTGGAGAGGGCAGTCTTGGCCGGCCTGTTGAGGGAGTTCGCTGAGGGGCACGTCTCGCGCGGCCAGTTGCTCAAGGCGGCGGAGGAGAAGGGCGTCGACCTCTCCGAGTTCTCTAGAGAGAACATAGAGAGGATGCGCGGCATGGTGATGGAGCGCGTAAGGGAGATGGCTGTGGAGCTTTCTGCATATAGAGGAGAGTACAGGTCGCTTAGGGAGGCCCTTGAGGCGCGTCTGCCCATGGGCCTATATGCGGAGCTGGCGGGCGAGTTGAGGGTGAAGTTAGAAGAAGCCGCGGCTAGGGCCGGCGTGCCTCTCGAATATGCCAGTCACGGCGTCGTTGAGGGCGCCGCCAGATATGCAGTGGAGCTGGGCCGCCTCGCCTCGCGCCTCCCCGTGGAGGTTGAGGGGGTCCAAGCCGCTCTCGACTCGTTGCGGAGGGAGCTTTCCTCCATAGACGAGCCGAAGCTGATAGCGGAGCTGGCCAACGGCAACTACTCAACCGTGGAGAGGATAAGGAGGCGAGTCGAGGAGGTAGAGGCTGAAGTGGCCAGGGCGGCCCTCGAGGCGGTTCGTAGGTTTGGCGTGAGGGGGGTGCCGCCTGAGCTGTTGGAGCTGGCGGCCAGGGCCGAGTTCACGCCGGAGGAGCTTTCCTCCATTAGGGCAGAGCTCAAGGCCGCCTTGGAGGCCGCCGCGAGGGGAGGGGCATTCACATGGCCTCAGGCCGAGTATAGATCGTCCATATTCGCAACCACCGACGAGAAGGCGGCTAGAGCCTGGAGGCGCGGAGGAGGCCTCGTGCTTGAGGAGTATATACTCACGCAGTTCGGGCCCAAGAGGGTCTACATATTGGCGCCGAGGAACGCGCCCATTGAGGAAATCCGCGAGGCTCTCTACGCGCTTAGGGGCGTCGAGGTGATAGGTATGCCGAAGTGGCTCGCCGACTGGTCTGTGGCGGAGGCTTTGGGCTTTGAGGTGGAGCGCACCGATAGGGGAATCGCCTTGAGGTCGAGAGTAGAGGCCCTTATAGACTTGGAGAGGCCTCTGCCCTACCGTAGAGAGGTCTGGGAGGCATTGAAGAGGGCTAGGCCCGACTTGGCGAGAGAGGCCGTAGGAGTCGGGTGGTCTGTAGTCCACTGGGAGGACGGCCTCGCGGCCGTCAACGCGTACCTCTTCTTGAGGAGGATGGCCAGGTGGGACTCATTCGGGCCTGCCGACGTGGAGAGGGCTCTTGAGGAGTATCGGAGGCGCTTCACGCCGGCCTTCGAGCGGCATCTCCGCGCCATGTCCCTCGATAGGCTGGGCTTCGACGTGGTGGACTTCTTGAAGGGGGCATATGCCGTCGTTAGGAGGCTTAGGGGCGAGCTGGCAGTATACAAGCCGCAAGACCCCGAGGCCTACGCCCGCCTCATCTGGTGGGCAAAGAGGAACGCGAGGGGTTCTCTCTATGAGCTCTTGGAGCCGGACTTTAGGATTGAGGCCACGTTGAAGGCCCTCAACATAGCCGTCAAGGGCGGCTGGCTTTCGCTCTCGGAGGCCCTTTCGCTTTTCGATTCGTGGCGCCGCAACAACGACGTGGCCAAATGGGACGAAGAGGCGCTGAGGATTGCCCTACGCGGGAACCTCCGCATGAAAGAGACAGAGGAGGCCATTAAGCGGTTCGTCGAGTCGATTAGGACGTCCAAACAGCTGGAGGCCGAGGAGGTAGCTAAGGAGAGGCTGAGGCTCATGGAGGAGCAGAAGAGGAGGGAGGAGGAAATGAAGAAAATTAGAGGTATAAGGGAGGCGAGGCCTAGGGCGAAGCCGGCAGAAGAGGCCGAGGCGTCTCAAAAGGAGGAGGCCGAGCAGGTCAAGAAGGAGGAGGCGGAGAGGGCCAGGCCTGAAGCTGGGGAAGCAATCAAGGCGGAAAGGCCTGAGGGGGCTAAGGCCGCGGTGCCGGAGGCCGAAGGGCCGGCTGAGGAGGTTAAGCCGGCTGAGGCCGAGAGGGCTGGGGAGGAGGTTTCCTACATAAAGCTGGGCCACGTCTACGTCAAGTCGACATACATGGAGAACGCCGTGGTTAGGGCGTTCGCGGTGGAGAATCCCGTCGAGTGGCACCACAAGCTGACGCCGGAGGCCTATCTGGAGCTTAGGGCCGGCCTTGCGCCGTTCGAGTTGGAGAGGCTCGAGGCCGCTAGGGAGAGGGCCGCCGAGAGGAGGAGGGCCCTTTCGCTTCTGGCCGAGCGCTACGGCTCGATCGCAGTGCCCGAGAGGGTTAGGAGGGAGGCCGAGAGGAGGGCCTACGCCGAATTTATGAGGCATTTCGCCCGCCTCGCGTCGTTGTACGACCCCGAGGCCGTGGAGGCCGTGAGGAACCGCCTAATGGCGCTTGTGGCGGAGTGGGTCGAGATGGAGGACGTGCCGAACGCCTACGAGTTCATCTACAACGTGATGTGGACTTGGGAGGGCGACCCCAAGACTAGAAATGTGAGGGAGGAGTGGGGCTACTGGCTATTCCGCGAAGACTTCAAGGCGGTGAAGGAGCTGGCTGAGCGCTACGGCGTAGACGCTATGAGGCTGTGGAACGCATACCGCTCCGCAGTAGACAGGTATCTGGACACAGTTACGTCCTACGGCGACGCGGTGAGGAGGGCCGTCACGACGGTAGACAGAGCCCTATATGTGGCGCTCACCGCGGCTGGCGGCGTCGCGCTGGCCGAGGCGTTGCACGGCGCCGTAAGGCCGGAGCTTGTCTACGCCGCCACCGCCGCGGCCTCGCTGGCTCTCGCCGGGAAGTACAGAGACGCCGTACGTGTAGTCAAGACGGCAGTGGAGAACGTCAAGGCTGTCGTCGAGAAGGCGGCTGAGGGCGTGAAGCTGGCCGTCGAGAGGCTGTACGAGGCGGTTGTCGAGACGGCGGCCCGTATAGTCCAATGGCTGGGCGGGCACTGGAGGGCCGTTGCCCTTATCGCCGCAGCCGCGGCGGCCGGGCTGATCGCCTGGACGGCGGCCCACCAGATGCAACACGCGCTGTTTATCGACCACGCCGCAATTCTCGCCAAGGCCGGCTTCTTGGGCGTAGGCGGGGTCGCAGAGGACAGAGACGCGTTGCGCCGGCTGTGGAGCAAGGCGCTGGAGGACTGGAGCCTCGCGGCCGCAGGCGAGAAGGTCGAGGCGGTTAGGGCGTTGATGAGAGACAAACCCGTCTTAGCGGATAGGTTCGAACAAGCCGAGAGGTCCGCCGCAGAGGAGGCGAAGCTGAGAGCCGCCGTCCTCAAGAAGGCGCTTGAACTGCGCTGGGAGCCCACCGCCGAGAGGGCTGTGGGGACGTTGGTGGAGGAGACGGTGGGCCCGTCCTTGAAGGAAGAGGAGCTGGGGGCCTTCGGCGTGTGGAAGGGCGTTAAAGGCTTCCTCTATAAGCTACACGGCGAGGGAGGGGGCGTTCTGAACGTCGGCGGCATCGAGGCGAGGGGGCTATACGCGATAATCGCAAAGACCGGCGGGAAGACAATACGCGTTGAGGTGTACGCGAGGGAGGTAAACGACAAGAGGTTTGAAGAGGTGGAGACCCCCATCGGGAGGCTCTACAGGCTGGCCTCGTTAAGCGTGTCCGTGACGAAGGGCGGCGAGCCGAGCACGTCCACCCTCAACTTCACTGCCCCGATTGAGCGGGAATACCGCGTTGGGGTGGAGCTTGGCGAGGAGCAGATAGGTAGCGAGAGACGGATAGGTAGCGAGGAGCAGAAGAGGAGCGGGCTCTACGGGTTCGTGTTGACAGACATCGGCGAGAATATGCTGAACAGCCCCGACCTGTCGCTACACATGTCGCTCGGCCTATTCGCCAACATCAAGAAGATGTACATCGACGACGCCCCCCTCACAGACGCAGGCCTATCGCTACATATCGTCTCTAAGATCGAGGAGAAGTTCCCGCCTAAAGTCTTCTTCTGGGAGGCCATGATGGGCGCGATTAGGGAGGCCTTGGGCCAAGAGAAGCTCGAAGACCCCAACAGGGTCCTTGAGGCTCTGTGTGGAGGTCCCTGTGTGGACGAGAGAGGCCGCCCGAGTGTCGAGCCTCTCTTGAGGGCCCTTAGGGAGCACTTCGCTGGGTTGAAGGAGCTTAAGGCCGTGGCCCGCAAGAAGGAGTGGCGCCTCTACGTGAGGGACGACATAGACAAGGCGATAGTCAACGAGAAAAAGAGCGTGGCGTATGTGCCGCGCCGCATGTTGTTCGAGCTTGCGGAGGCCATGAGGAGGCCCGAGTTCTGGCTGACGTTGCTTGAGGGAGACGGCATGCCGGCCATACACAAGGAGATGCTCGGCCTGGCCGTCAAGGAGGGCTACGAGGACGTAGCGGCACTGCTAATGGGGGCCTTGGCGCTGAGGTACGGCATAGAGCCAAGGCTGATAAAAGGCGAGCGCGCCGCCTACCTGGACGCCGAGACCTCCCGCGTCGTTTCGCTGTTGTTGATACACGAGCTAAAGAGAGTAGGCGTGAGGGCGTTGGAGGAAGACGAATTAACCAAAAGGTCTGCCCGATGGGGGCTTGCCGGCGCGACGGCGCTGATAGCTAGGCGCTGGCTCGACTGGGGAATGCCCGGCGGTAGGGACCCGCCCAAGCTGATATCGATATTGGCCTTTTACGAGAGGTCGCTGGCCAGGCTGTACGGCCAGTACCAGAGGTACCTGAAGGGCGAGGCCGAGAGGCCGCCCTACCTCCACCTAGTGGAGGAGGTGCTGAAGGAGGAGGGGGAGGCGCCTTTCTACGTGAGGGAAAGGATTTTGCCCACTACCGCATTCGACCTTAGGATGAAGTACCTCGACAGAGAGTTTAAGCTGGATGTAGAAAGGGCGTGGAGGGAGCACGGCACGGCGATGGCTTTAGCCTATAGGTCGTACGTCCTGTCGGCCGAGCTAGACGAGAAGGAGGCCTCAGCCGAACTCATGGTCCCTGTGGAGGTTGCGGGCGGCGTTAGGTGGCAGAGGGTTGAGGTGAGGACGGACTGGAATCACTACTGGGTGTCCTGCTCCGGCGCCCACTGCGACGTGGCGAAGAGGGCTTTGGGCGTTAAGGAGCGCGGATTGGACTCGACGCTGAGCCGGGCCGTCATATATACCTCCCTCAAGCGCCTCGAAGGCTCTTTGGAGGTTGGCCAGTGGCCCGAGGGCGTCAAGAGATGGATGAGGGCGCCGCTCCGTATAGAGCTGTTGGAGGTCAGGGACAACGGCGACGTAAGGTTTAGGATTTGGTACTACAGATGGCTCGACACGAGGCCGCACCAGCCCTATGTCGACGTCGAGATGAAGTACGTCAAGCGGGGCGAGGGAGGAGGGCAGTTTGTCGGCTGGCTTAACAGAAACGAGGCCGAGGGCATATACGCCGAGCATTTGGAGGAGATCCACAAGATGCTTGAGGCTGAGGGGCTACATACGACCCTCGCGAAAAGGGAGGAACACGCCGTGAGGATAGACTTCACCGGCGGTTTCCGCAAGGAGCTGTTGAGGCGCGTCGGCTATGTGCCGGAGCGCGCGGCGGCTGAGCCTGCCGCTATTAAGTACCTCGGCGATCTGCACTTTGAGGTTGAGGGACGCGTGGTGGAGTTCGGCGTACAGCAACGCGGCGTCTGGCAACAGCCCTACGCCGTATTGCAGTTCGACACAGCGGAGGCAACCGCCAACTTCTACAAACGCTTAAAAGCCGCTGGAGTGTACGCAGAGGTGAGGGGTAGCGAGGTGAGGCTCGACGAAGAGTCATACTGGGGCTTGGTGACTACAAGCGGAGTAACGCCTGAGGGCTGGCAACGCCTATACCCGCTTGAGAAAGACCAGTACAGGGACCTCTACGTCTTTAAGCGGGTAGATGCAGGCGGCGTCTACTACCAGTTCGTGGTTAAGGTAGGGGATGTGTGGCGGGCCACCGGCGGCTGGTACGACGAGAAGAGGCTCATAATTGCGCTGACCCACTCAGAGCGCGCAGTCCTTGAGGCGTTGAGAGAAGCCGTCAAAAAAGCGGTGGACGCCGAGCTAGGCGAGGTAGGCGTTTTGAAAAGCGGTGTATACTACCTATACGCTTACCGCCCAGTCCTCGCCGCCTTTGAGGAAAGGGCCTTGGAGGCAAGGCCGTCCGAGAGGCCAGCTGTATATGTAGAGGACGACGCCGTGGTGGTCAAGCACGGCGGCGTGGAACATAGAGTCGAGTTCTCGCTTGTGAAGCAAAACCGGAGCATCTTCATACCCGACCCGGCGCTCCAACCGGCGTTAAGGGCATTGGGCGTGCCGTTTTTGTGGACTCCTGAGGGGGCGAAGGTGTATAGAGACGGCTTGTGGGGCCTGCTTGCTACCGCTGTAGAGGACTCCTTAAGGAGGGGTGTGCAACCGACGCTACCAAGCGGCGTCTCTTTAATTACAGCTAGACCCGATAGGGACCACTACGTATTTCGCGTCGACGCCGAAGACGGACCGCATATATACTCAGTACTGAAGGTAGACGGCGTGTGGACCGCCATGGGAGGAAAGGTTAGGAAAGACGGAGTGGTTGTTATGCAACACTCCGACGAAAAAGTCGCGAGGGCACACGCCGAAGCCCACAACGAACTGCTGGCACGTTGCATAGCCGAGGGGCGTTGCGCGAAGAAGGAGGCTAAAAGGAGGCCTGACGGCAAGGGCTGGTACTTCTATCTGCATATAGAAAGCTTGAAATAGGGGGATTACGAACTCACCATGGACATCTTGACGAGACTCCACGAGAAATACGGCGCGGAGATCGAGAACGCCCTCGTGAAATACCTCTCCATCGACTTGGCCCCCGACTTTAGGGAAGAGGTCCTTTATCAAATAACTACAGGCGGGAAGAGGCTTAGGCCCATCTTGACCTTGACTGTGGCCGAGGCGCTGGGCGACTTCAAGAAGGCGGTGCCCGCGGCGGCCATCGTGGAGCTCATACACAACTACTCGCTTATATACGACGACATAATAGACCGCGGAGAGGTGAGGAGAAACAAGCCGACCACTAGGGCGGCCTTCGGGGACTACGCCGCAATACTGATAGGGATATGGTATAGAGAGGCCATAGAGGAGGCCGTGTTAGAGACGCCCAAGCCCCTCGAATTTGCGCGAGATGTGGCTAACGTAATAAAGGCCATAGACGAAGGCGAGAGGCTTGACATACTCTTCGAGCTCGCCGGGAGGGACGACCCCTATTTCGTCAAGGCCAGATGGCCCGAGGTGAGGCTTGAGGACTACATCAAAATGGTCTCCTTAAAGACCGGCGCCCTAATAGCGGCGGCGGCCAAATGGGGCGCCATGAGCGTCGTCGACGACAAGGCACTAATAGAGTCGGCGTGGGACTTCGGGATGAACGCCGGCATCGCCTTCCAGATTATAGACGACGTATTGGACATATTCGGAGACCCCAAGAAGTTCGGGAAGGAGATAGGCAAAGACGTCAAGGAACACAAAAGGGGCAACATCGTGATCCTACTCGGCCTTGCGGAGCTCGATGGGGACGCCAAGACGGAGCTCCTTTCGATATTGTCCCGACCTGTCGTCAGCGACGAAGACGCCAAGAGGGCAGTTGCCCTATTGGAGCGCACTGACGCCAAGGAGAGGGCGTTGAGGCTCGCCGACGAGTATAGAGAAAAGGCCTTAAGGAGCTTGGAGAGGTTGCCCCACTCTAGGGACTTGGAGGAGCTGGCGGCCTTTATAGTCCAGAGGCAGTTCTAAGGCTCTATTGCGGTACAGGTATCCGGGCTTTCCCCCCTTGTTATCTTCCTGACGGCGTCGACGTCGTCGATAGAGCAGTAGTAGACGGGGACTCCCAGTTCCGCGATCTTGCGGCCAGCCTCAATCTTCTTGGCCACGCCGCCCGTGACGTCGATGCCGGCGGCGCCGCCTTCGACCACAGCGCTGGCGATAGTACGCAGTTTAACCGCCCCCGGGGTTCCGGGCTCTGCGGTGTATATGCCGTCTACGTCCATCAAGAAGACCACAGCGTCGGGTCTGTACAATGCGGCGAGCTCCACGGCTATATCGTCACCGCTTATGACGACATACCCGCCATCTGAGGGCACTATGTCGCCGTGGAGGAGGGGATATAGGCCGGACGATAGGGCGGAGTCCAGAGGCTCCCGTCGGACCAGCCGCATGCCCCAAAAGACGTCGCTAGGCTCTACGGGCATGGCGTAGATGCCTACAGCGGCTAGATCCTCGACGACCATAGCGGTTTGCCTCCTCAACGCGGCTTTGGTGTAGGAAATGCCCATAGGCGTAACGCCGAAAGTCCTCACGTGAGGATGGGCGAAACTGCCAGCCCCATGTATCAAAATAGCCGCGTGGCCCCTCAACGCGCTGGCTGCCGCCCTCAATCTGCCCCACCTATAGGTATAGGGCCTCTTCTTGTCTGTTATCGCCGAACCGCCAAACTTAACAACATACATAGAGGCACCTCTCTCCTCGATTTTTTAGGGTGGCGCCTCTTAGTCCCTTTACGAAGCGCCGAGGTCTCAACAGGCGGGGTACCAGGCGGCGGCCCCGCCCGTAGTCAAATAGATAGCCAAAACCACAAATATAAGTAATAGAAATACGGCGACACCCCACAACAGCGCGTTGTTCCTATCCTGGGCGTAAAATATCACCACCGCGAGCAGAACGCCAAGGACGGTGTACCACAAAAGGCCTCCACAAGCCGATATGGAGAGGACGATAGACCAGAAGCCCTGTAGGAATAGTGAGACCAATACGGCAGACACGACCACTATGACTAACGCCACGGTGTCGGTCTTCCTCATGGGGGCGGGTATGCCCCGCTTATTTAAATATTGTCTAAAAGGGCGGCAATGATTTATAAGGTATGCGACCGGCCTGTTCGTGGCCGGTAGCGAGGACTTAAGGGAGGGGGAAGGCAAGCCGCCGCAGTCGGGCGCCACAATCTTAACCCAAACTACAGCCCGATGTCCGGTATGCGGAGCCGCTACGTTCTACTACACGGAGTTCCTATACGAGGCGCCGTATTACGGAAATATAGTGGTCTCTGTAGGAGTCTGTAGGACTTGCGG
This region includes:
- a CDS encoding polyprenyl synthetase family protein produces the protein MDILTRLHEKYGAEIENALVKYLSIDLAPDFREEVLYQITTGGKRLRPILTLTVAEALGDFKKAVPAAAIVELIHNYSLIYDDIIDRGEVRRNKPTTRAAFGDYAAILIGIWYREAIEEAVLETPKPLEFARDVANVIKAIDEGERLDILFELAGRDDPYFVKARWPEVRLEDYIKMVSLKTGALIAAAAKWGAMSVVDDKALIESAWDFGMNAGIAFQIIDDVLDIFGDPKKFGKEIGKDVKEHKRGNIVILLGLAELDGDAKTELLSILSRPVVSDEDAKRAVALLERTDAKERALRLADEYREKALRSLERLPHSRDLEELAAFIVQRQF
- a CDS encoding isopentenyl phosphate kinase — protein: MYVVKFGGSAITDKKRPYTYRWGRLRAAASALRGHAAILIHGAGSFAHPHVRTFGVTPMGISYTKAALRRQTAMVVEDLAAVGIYAMPVEPSDVFWGMRLVRREPLDSALSSGLYPLLHGDIVPSDGGYVVISGDDIAVELAALYRPDAVVFLMDVDGIYTAEPGTPGAVKLRTIASAVVEGGAAGIDVTGGVAKKIEAGRKIAELGVPVYYCSIDDVDAVRKITRGESPDTCTAIEP